In Saccharothrix syringae, the following are encoded in one genomic region:
- a CDS encoding phosphopantetheine-binding protein: MSNPDQHGTEPLSVERVRADVADLLGVAPAELEPDADLLDLGLDSMRIMSLVERWRAAGATGLEFADLAEDPRLERWAELVAGTRA, translated from the coding sequence ATGAGCAACCCCGACCAGCACGGCACCGAACCGCTGTCCGTCGAACGCGTCCGCGCCGACGTCGCCGACCTGCTGGGCGTCGCGCCCGCCGAACTGGAGCCGGACGCGGACCTGCTCGACCTCGGCCTGGACTCGATGCGGATCATGAGCCTGGTCGAGCGGTGGCGCGCCGCCGGCGCGACCGGCCTGGAGTTCGCGGACCTGGCCGAGGACCCGCGCCTGGAGCGCTGGGCCGAGCTGGTCGCCGGGACGCGCGCGTGA
- a CDS encoding isochorismatase family protein: MSLPEIRPYPMPTAADLPAGRVAWRPDPARAALLVHDAQRYFLAPYRGAPLPEMVANTAALIAVARERGIPVFYTAQPARPEAADRGLLTEFWGPGIGGVIDADPAAADIVTELAPAPGDTVLTKWRYSAFQRSTFGEQLDELGRDQLLITGVYAHIGCLATAVEAFMRDVRPFLVSDAVADFSRERHDQACEYVAQRCGAVTTTADALAALSAPIPAGATR; the protein is encoded by the coding sequence GTGTCCCTGCCGGAGATCCGGCCCTACCCGATGCCCACCGCGGCCGACCTGCCCGCGGGCCGGGTGGCCTGGCGACCCGACCCGGCGCGCGCGGCGCTGCTCGTGCACGACGCGCAGCGCTACTTCCTGGCGCCGTACCGGGGCGCGCCGCTGCCCGAGATGGTCGCCAACACCGCCGCGCTGATCGCGGTGGCGCGGGAGCGGGGCATCCCGGTGTTCTACACCGCGCAGCCGGCCCGCCCGGAGGCCGCCGACCGCGGCCTGCTCACCGAGTTCTGGGGACCGGGCATCGGCGGGGTCATCGACGCCGACCCCGCCGCCGCCGACATCGTGACCGAGCTGGCGCCCGCGCCGGGCGACACCGTGCTGACCAAGTGGCGCTACAGCGCGTTCCAGCGCAGCACCTTCGGCGAGCAGCTCGACGAGCTGGGCCGCGACCAGCTCCTGATCACCGGCGTCTACGCGCACATCGGCTGCCTGGCCACGGCCGTGGAGGCGTTCATGCGCGACGTCCGGCCGTTCCTGGTGAGCGACGCGGTCGCCGACTTCTCCCGCGAGCGGCACGACCAGGCGTGCGAGTACGTCGCCCAGCGCTGCGGCGCCGTCACCACCACCGCCGACGCGCTCGCCGCGCTGTCGGCCCCGATCCCCGCCGGAGCCACCCGATGA
- a CDS encoding (2,3-dihydroxybenzoyl)adenylate synthase: MNADHVPWPPEVAARYRAAGHWRGQTFGALLTSLRAAHADRTAVVGEQGGGQVRWTYADLDDRAHRIAAGLVELGVRAGDRVVVQLPNVPEFLPAVFGLWRVGAWPVFALPAHRHSELRHFAEQSGAVAVLTVDQHERHDHAATARAVAAEVPSVRHVLVVGSAEFADLAAAAPRELPDPDPAGVAFLQLSGGSTGLPKLIPRTHDDYLYSVRESARICALRPDSAYLAALPVAHNYPLSSPGVLGALHAGAKVVLAPRPDADTAFRLIEAERVTITGVVPPLAAAWVQAAARGAHDLSSLEVLLVGGAKCGRELAERIGPALGCRLQQVFGMAEGLVCYTRLDDPDEVVLSTQGRPISLDDEIRVVDPDDPRAASTAEVPPGEVGALLTRGPYTIRGYYRADAHNATAFTPDGFYRTGDLVRRTPTGHLEVVGRAKEQINRGGEKVAAEEVENHLMAHPGVLDAAVVAVPDAYLGERTCAYVVPVAGAAPTAPELRRFVRDRGVAAFKVPDLVQVVEAFPVTGVGKTSKRELRAALAALAKEG; this comes from the coding sequence CGGAGGTCGCGGCCCGCTACCGCGCCGCCGGGCACTGGCGCGGCCAGACCTTCGGCGCGCTGCTCACCTCGCTGCGCGCCGCCCACGCCGACCGCACCGCCGTCGTCGGCGAGCAGGGCGGCGGGCAGGTCCGCTGGACCTACGCCGACCTGGACGACCGGGCGCACCGGATCGCCGCCGGGTTGGTGGAGCTGGGCGTCCGCGCGGGCGACCGGGTCGTGGTGCAGCTGCCGAACGTGCCGGAGTTCCTGCCCGCGGTGTTCGGGCTGTGGCGGGTGGGCGCCTGGCCGGTGTTCGCGCTGCCCGCGCACCGCCACAGCGAGCTGCGGCACTTCGCCGAGCAGAGCGGGGCCGTCGCCGTCCTCACCGTCGACCAGCACGAGCGGCACGACCACGCGGCCACCGCGCGCGCCGTCGCCGCCGAGGTGCCCTCGGTGCGGCACGTGCTCGTCGTCGGGTCCGCGGAGTTCGCCGACCTGGCCGCCGCCGCGCCGCGCGAGCTGCCCGACCCCGACCCGGCCGGCGTGGCGTTCCTCCAGCTCTCCGGCGGCAGCACCGGGCTGCCCAAGCTGATCCCGCGCACCCACGACGACTACCTCTACAGCGTCCGGGAGAGCGCCCGGATCTGCGCGCTGCGCCCGGACAGCGCCTACCTGGCCGCCCTGCCGGTGGCGCACAACTACCCGCTCAGCTCGCCCGGTGTGCTCGGCGCGCTGCACGCCGGCGCGAAGGTCGTGCTGGCGCCGCGCCCCGACGCCGACACCGCGTTCCGGCTGATCGAGGCCGAGCGCGTCACCATCACCGGGGTGGTGCCGCCGCTGGCCGCCGCCTGGGTGCAGGCCGCCGCGCGCGGCGCGCACGACCTGTCCAGCCTGGAGGTGCTGCTCGTCGGCGGCGCCAAGTGCGGCCGCGAGCTGGCCGAGCGGATCGGCCCCGCGCTGGGCTGCCGGCTCCAGCAGGTGTTCGGCATGGCCGAGGGCCTGGTCTGCTACACCCGGCTCGACGACCCGGACGAGGTCGTGCTGTCCACCCAGGGCAGGCCGATCTCGCTCGACGACGAGATCCGCGTGGTCGACCCGGACGACCCGCGGGCCGCGTCGACCGCCGAGGTGCCGCCCGGCGAGGTCGGCGCCCTGCTGACCCGCGGCCCGTACACCATCCGCGGCTACTACCGGGCCGACGCGCACAACGCGACCGCGTTCACCCCGGACGGCTTCTACCGCACCGGGGACCTCGTGCGGCGCACGCCGACCGGGCACCTGGAGGTCGTCGGCCGGGCCAAGGAGCAGATCAACCGGGGCGGGGAGAAGGTGGCCGCCGAAGAGGTGGAGAACCACCTGATGGCCCACCCCGGCGTGCTCGACGCCGCCGTGGTCGCGGTGCCCGACGCCTACCTGGGCGAGCGGACCTGCGCCTACGTGGTGCCCGTGGCGGGCGCCGCGCCCACCGCCCCGGAGCTGCGCCGCTTCGTCCGGGACCGCGGCGTGGCCGCGTTCAAGGTGCCCGACCTGGTCCAGGTCGTCGAGGCGTTCCCGGTGACGGGCGTCGGCAAGACCAGCAAGCGCGAACTGCGGGCGGCGCTGGCCGCCCTGGCGAAGGAGGGGTGA